The Methanothrix soehngenii GP6 genome has a window encoding:
- a CDS encoding radical SAM protein — MQCKVCEIGCEINEHSRGRCGTYVKKGGSIIQSPEIGYMGGYPISVETIPMLHFHPSAKFLQVFSTGCNFECQGCVARLLASNRSFGWPTLSPTQVVAKALEQECQGVVSTLNEPAANYYIFRELAVQAKENSLLVGCSTNCYFTEETLEELGGLIDFVNVGVKGYSNSIYRTCGAKSSTPVFRNIAGLLEMGVHVETSVVYSRRNEADVLQAARTLSKVSSEIPLQLMRFIPFGDTPLEQEPSIGDAERLCRAIREHMDHVYLFNSPGTELLHTYCPQCGSLLAEREFHGPMGCRLLKPWTDYACRCGHNVQVKGTAASENFSEAGFMGGYRISRAFGMVHAALICMGIFDEGKLLEVWREVSDAETLMKMHRLIQQPCSYLEFIRLIAKKAGAEHQGEELSSFIGKRMESVLSLAAENSDHSVYYCMGSPLFALNAGRMENNLVTFAGGKSINKVLQREGKPGVNVSPAFINEHNPQTIFISGFLSRPLDEFYGLCRYYGIEADAVKEQRVYVIPPIWDFGSPRWILGLLYIADKIHPGKLGIDIKKEADEFYRRFYGMSFEDASPNRSFHRPSSSGWPGHMMECTHA; from the coding sequence ATGCAGTGCAAAGTATGCGAGATCGGTTGTGAGATCAACGAGCATAGCAGAGGTAGATGCGGGACTTATGTGAAGAAAGGCGGCAGCATAATTCAATCTCCTGAAATTGGCTACATGGGTGGCTATCCCATTTCTGTGGAAACCATACCAATGCTGCATTTTCATCCCTCGGCAAAGTTCCTGCAGGTTTTCAGTACCGGCTGCAATTTTGAATGCCAGGGATGTGTGGCAAGATTGCTGGCATCCAACCGGTCTTTTGGCTGGCCAACGCTCAGCCCAACCCAGGTAGTCGCAAAAGCACTGGAGCAGGAATGCCAGGGCGTGGTTTCGACACTTAATGAACCGGCTGCCAACTATTACATTTTCAGGGAGCTTGCAGTTCAGGCAAAGGAGAATAGCCTGCTTGTTGGCTGCTCTACAAATTGCTATTTCACTGAAGAGACGCTTGAAGAGCTTGGAGGTCTGATAGATTTCGTGAACGTGGGGGTCAAAGGATATTCCAATAGTATTTACAGGACATGTGGTGCTAAATCCTCGACTCCTGTTTTTAGGAATATTGCCGGGCTTCTTGAAATGGGCGTACACGTAGAGACGTCGGTAGTGTATTCCAGGAGAAATGAAGCCGATGTCTTGCAGGCTGCAAGAACACTATCTAAGGTCTCCTCTGAGATCCCCTTACAGCTGATGAGATTCATTCCATTCGGGGATACACCTCTTGAACAGGAACCCTCCATAGGGGATGCTGAAAGATTGTGCAGGGCAATACGCGAGCACATGGATCACGTATATCTGTTCAATTCTCCGGGCACGGAATTATTGCATACCTACTGTCCGCAATGTGGGAGCCTGCTTGCAGAAAGGGAGTTTCACGGCCCCATGGGATGCAGGCTTCTGAAGCCCTGGACGGACTATGCCTGCCGCTGTGGGCATAATGTCCAGGTAAAGGGAACTGCTGCCAGTGAAAATTTCAGTGAGGCCGGATTCATGGGTGGTTACAGGATAAGCCGGGCTTTTGGTATGGTACATGCAGCGCTCATATGCATGGGAATATTTGACGAAGGGAAACTGCTTGAGGTCTGGCGGGAGGTCTCTGACGCTGAAACGCTTATGAAAATGCATCGCCTGATACAACAGCCATGCTCATATCTCGAGTTTATCAGGCTGATCGCCAAAAAGGCAGGTGCAGAGCATCAGGGAGAGGAACTTTCATCCTTTATCGGCAAGCGCATGGAATCAGTTCTAAGCCTTGCGGCAGAGAACAGCGATCATTCAGTCTATTACTGTATGGGCTCACCCCTTTTTGCCCTGAATGCAGGAAGAATGGAGAACAACCTTGTGACCTTTGCTGGAGGAAAGAGCATTAATAAAGTGCTTCAGAGGGAAGGAAAACCCGGTGTGAATGTATCCCCTGCATTTATAAATGAACATAATCCCCAAACCATATTTATTTCCGGTTTTCTCTCTCGTCCGCTCGATGAGTTCTATGGCCTGTGCAGGTATTATGGCATAGAAGCGGATGCGGTAAAAGAGCAGAGGGTCTATGTGATACCACCAATCTGGGATTTCGGCAGTCCTCGCTGGATATTAGGTCTTCTCTATATTGCGGACAAAATCCATCCCGGAAAGCTTGGGATTGACATTAAAAAGGAGGCAGATGAATTCTACA
- a CDS encoding class I SAM-dependent methyltransferase encodes MRENGKSPGFAYIAEHIFAPIYPVIANHIVTESGIKSGRCLDLGCGIASLGISIAQITEMRTYGVDLSREMCRLSQEKVLHHRIADKVVPLIADVHVLPFQNGCADLIVSRGSVFFWNDLPAAFNEIARVLAPGGQAWIGGGFGTKELREQISEKMAAINPQWQNNSKERLSPENQKVIEEAAEQTDLVCHTVRDDSGFWVVLSK; translated from the coding sequence ATGAGAGAAAATGGCAAATCCCCGGGTTTTGCTTATATTGCGGAGCATATCTTTGCTCCCATTTATCCAGTCATAGCAAACCATATAGTCACAGAGAGCGGGATTAAGAGCGGCAGATGCCTGGACCTGGGATGCGGCATAGCATCCCTGGGGATTTCCATTGCCCAGATCACAGAAATGCGGACCTATGGCGTTGATCTCTCAAGAGAGATGTGCAGGCTTTCACAGGAGAAAGTTCTTCATCACAGGATAGCGGACAAGGTTGTTCCTTTGATTGCTGATGTACATGTGCTTCCCTTCCAAAATGGCTGCGCCGATCTCATTGTGAGCCGTGGTTCCGTGTTTTTCTGGAATGATCTTCCTGCTGCCTTTAATGAAATAGCCCGCGTTCTTGCGCCCGGCGGGCAGGCATGGATAGGCGGAGGTTTTGGCACCAAGGAATTGAGAGAACAGATATCTGAAAAAATGGCCGCTATCAATCCCCAGTGGCAGAACAATTCCAAGGAACGCCTCAGCCCGGAAAACCAGAAGGTCATAGAAGAAGCAGCAGAGCAGACCGACCTCGTCTGCCATACGGTCCGGGATGATTCCGGGTTCTGGGTGGTATTGAGCAAATAG